In Daucus carota subsp. sativus chromosome 4, DH1 v3.0, whole genome shotgun sequence, one DNA window encodes the following:
- the LOC108219216 gene encoding pentatricopeptide repeat-containing protein At5g42310, chloroplastic, with the protein MNSLPLHPPIPTRSFSTHSPSLHLTRHHHSLLSPPLATTSSLSYDQNDVASLQNRRYDFTPLLQFISNHDSSEFDSSSSDSPTELEPVELELAESYRAVPAPLWHTLLKSLSSETTSISKAYALVMWLKKHNLCFSYELLYSILIHALGRSEKLYEAFLLSQRQTLTPLTYNALIGACARNGDLEKALNLMARMRRDGYQPDFVNYSLVIQSLTRSNKIDSAMLLKLYEEIERDMIEVDGQLLNDITVGFARAGDVNKAMLFLGMIQGIGLSPKTATLVDVISVLGTSGRTEEAEAVFEELKEGGLKPRTRAYNALLKGYVKTGALKDAEWIVSEMESSGVSPDEHTYSLLIDAYGNAGRWESARIVLKEMEANDVQPNSFVFSRILASYRDRGEWQRSFQVLKEMKECGVQPDRQFYNVMIDSFGKYNCLDHAMATLERMKEEGIEPDTVTWNTLIDCHCKSGHHNKAEELFDEMQEIGCLPCTTTYNIMINSFGEQERWDGVKNLLGKMQSQGLLPNVITYTTLVDIYGKSGRFNDAIECLEVMKSAGLKPSPTMYNALINAYAQRGLSEQAVNAFRVMRADGLKPSNLALNSLINAFGEDRRDTEAFSVLQYMKENGLKPDVVTYTTLMKALIRVEKFNEVPAVYEEMILSGCHPDRKARAMLRSALRYMKQTLRS; encoded by the exons ATGAACTCGCTTCCTCTCCACCCACCGATTCCAACTCGCTCATTTTCAACTCACTCCCCATCTCTCCACCTTACTCGCCACCACCACTCTCTCCTATCTCCACCTCTCGCAACAACCTCTTCCTTATCCTACGACCAGAACGACGTCGCTTCGCTTCAAAACCGCCGCTACGACTTCACTCCCTTGCTCCAGTTCATCTCCAATCACGACTCCTCCGAGTTCGACTCGTCTTCTTCTGATTCCCCGACCGAGTTAGAACCTGTGGAACTCGAGCTCGCTGAGTCATACCGAGCTGTGCCAGCTCCGCTCTGGCACACTCTGTTGAAATCGCTCTCTTCCGAAACGACGTCGATTTCGAAGGCGTATGCGCTGGTGATGTGGCTGAAAAAGCATAATCTTTGTTTTTCGTATGAGTTGCTTTATTCGATTTTGATTCATGCTCTAGGGCGTTCTGAGAAGCTTTATGAAGCGTTTTTGTTGTCGCAGCGGCAGACGTTGACGCCGTTGACTTATAATGCTCTAATTGGTGCGTGTGCGAGAAATGGTGATTTGGAAAAAGCCCTGAATTTGATGGCAAGGATGCGAAGGGACGGGTATCAGCCTGATTTTGTGAATTATAGCTTGGTTATTCAGTCGCTTACGAGGAGTAATAAGATTGATTCGGCAATGCTGTTGAAATTGTATGAGGAAATTGAGAGGGATATGATTGAGGTTGATGGCCAATTGTTGAATGATATAACTGTTGGTTTTGCGAGGGCCGGGGATGTGAATAAGGCTATGTTGTTTTTGGGGATGATTCAGGGGATTGGGTTGAGTCCCAAGACGGCGACTTTGGTTGATGTGATTTCGGTGTTGGGGACTTCGGGGAGGACTGAGGAGGCAGAAGCAGTTTTTGAGGAGTTGAAAGAAGGTGGATTGAAGCCGAGGACAAGGGCTTATAATGCACTTTTGAAAGGGTATGTGAAGACGGGAGCGTTGAAGGATGCTGAATGGATTGTCTCCGAGATGGAGAGTAGTGGGGTTTCGCCAGATGAGCATACGTATAGTTTGCTGATTGATGCTTATGGCAATGCAGGTAGGTGGGAAAGTGCAAGAATTGTGTTGAAGGAAATGGAAGCTAATGATGTTCAGCCAAATTCGTTTGTGTTCAGTAGAATTTTAGCTAGCTATCGTGATAGAGGGGAGTGGCAAAGATCATTTCAAGTTCTTAAAGAAATGAAGGAGTGTGGAGTGCAGCCTGATAGGCAATTTTATAATGTGATGATTGATAGTTTTGGGAAGTATAATTGTCTTGATCATGCGATGGCCACACTGGAGCGAATGAAGGAGGAAGGGATTGAACCTGATACTGTCACATGGAATACACTTATAGATTGCCATTGCAAGTCCGGGCATCACAACAAGGCTGAGGAACTTTTTGATGAAATGCAAGAAATTGGATGTTTGCCTTGCACCACAACATATAACATAATGATTAATTCATTCGGGGAGCAGGAGAGATGGGATGGAGTGAAAAACTTGCTGGGGAAGATGCAGAGTCAGGGTCTACTGCCTAACGTTATTACGTATACCACACTAGTTGATATATATGGGAAGTCTGGGAGATTTAATGATGCAATTGAGTGCTTGGAGGTCATGAAATCTGCAGGCTTGAAACCATCCCCGACCATGTATAATGCATTGATTAACGCCTACGCACAAAGG GGTTTATCGGAGCAAGCAGTAAATGCATTTAGGGTCATGAGAGCAGATGGTCTAAAGCCCAGTAATCTAGCTCTCAATTCATTGATCAATGCTTTTGGCGAGGATAGACGGGACACTGAAGCATTTTCTGTCTTGCAATACATGAAGGAAAAT GGCCTGAAGCCTGATGTTGTCACCTACACTACACTAATGAAAGCTCTGATTCGTGTGGAAAAATTTAATGAG GTTCCAGCTGTATACGAAGAAATGATTTTGTCCGGGTGCCACCCAGACAGGAAAGCTAGAGCAATGTTACGGTCTGCTCTTAGATACATGAAGCAGACACTGAGATCATAG
- the LOC108215686 gene encoding WD repeat-containing protein DWA2 has protein sequence MQGGSTGIGYGLKYQARCIADVKADTDHTSFITGTLSLKEENEVHLIRLSSSGTELVCEGLFSHPNEIWDLASCPFDQRIFSTVFSSGESHGAAIWQIPELYGELNSPQLEKIASLDAHKSKPKCILWWPTGKHDKLVSIDEQNLYLWSLDTSKKAAQVLSQESSGILHYLSGGAWDPHDVNVVASTCKSSIQFWDLRTMKKTNSIEHGHFRSLDYDSKKKHMLVTAEDESGIHIWDLRKPKVPVVDLPGHAHWTWAVRCNPEYEGLIASAGTDSTVNLWFASPSRDDLSESFTESPLKRVDPLLNSYSDYEDSVYGLAWSFREPSLFASLSYDGRVVVESIKPYLTRK, from the exons ATGCAAGGAGGATCAACGGGCATTGGCTATGGTCTCAAGTATCAG GCTAGATGCATTGCGGATGTGAAAGCAGACACAGATCACACCAGCTTCATTACTGGCACTCTCTCTCTCAAAGAGGAAAACGAG GTGCATTTGATTAGGCTCTCTTCCAGTGGCACGGAACTTGTATGCGAGGGTTTGTTCTCGCATCCTAACGAGATTTGGGATCTTGCTTCCTGTCCTTTTGATCAGCGTATTTTCTCTACCGTCTTCTCTTCTG gcGAGTCACATGGAGCAGCCATCTGGCAAATTCCCGAACTTTATGGCGAACTAAATTCTCCACAGTTAGAAAAAATTGCTTCTCTAGATGCACACAAGTCAAAGCCTAAATG CATACTATGGTGGCCGACTGGGAAACATGACAAATTGGTTAGCATAGATGAGCAGAATCTCTATCTTTGGAGTTTGGATACTTCAAAGAAGGCTGCACAG GTACTGTCCCAAGAATCATCTGGAATACTACATTACTTATCTGGTGGAGCGTGGGATCCACATGATGTAAATGTGGTTGCATCCACATGCAAATCCTCAATACAGTTCTGGGATCTTCGAACAATGAA GAAAACAAATTCTATTGAGCATGGTCATTTCCGTAGTCTAGATTATGACAGCAAGAAGAAGCATATGCTA GTTACTGCCGAAGATGAATCTGGAATACATATATGGGATCTAAGAAAGCCAAAGGTTCCTGTTGTAGATCTCCCTGGTCATGCACACTG GACATGGGCAGTTAGATGTAATCCTGAGTATGAAGGGCTTATTGCG AGTGCAGGGACAGATTCGACTGTCAACTTGTGGTTTGCTTCTCCTAGCAGGGATGATTTATCTGAGAG CTTTACAGAGTCACCTTTGAAGAGAGTCGATCCATTGCTAAATTCGTACAGTGACTATGAAGACAGTGTGTATG GCCTGGCTTGGAGTTTTCGAGAACCTTCATTGTTTGCTTCTTTGTCTTATGATGGGAGG GTGGTTGTGGAATCTATCAAGCCCTATCTCACCAGGAAATGA
- the LOC108219217 gene encoding butanoate--CoA ligase AAE1 translates to MEGTKKCPANYVPLTPISFLKRAAIVYRDRVSIVYGENVKFTWSQTLQRCTQLASALSLLGVSRGDVVAGLGPNTPAMIELHFAVPMAGAVLSTLNTRLDADTIAALLKQSGAKVIFVDYQFLDFAKGVLDTLSKTATQLPHLVAIYDTYKPSNKPVTSEYESLLATGSVDFELRLPRDECDAISISYTSGTTATPKGVVYSHRGAYLNALAATILTEMSAMPVYLWSVPMFHCNGWCLAWGVAALGGTNVCLRDATAKVIFDSIVTHRVTDMGGAPAVLNMIANAPSEERKAFPGKVRVLTGGAPPPPQVILKIEELGFLVTHAYGQTETYGAATVCYWKPEWNAMPPEAGARMKSRQGVQHTGLEEVDVKDPDTMKSVPADGKTLGEVMYRGNTVMNGYFKNREATEDAFKDGWFRSGDLGVKHEDGYIEIKDRSQDIIISGGENISTIEVEDVLFSHPAVFEAAIVGRPDTLWGETPCAFVKLKDGCDVSDDEIISYCRSRLPQYMAPRTVVFEDLPKTSTGKTHKYVLRQKARAMGNLATSIPSRL, encoded by the exons ATGGAAGGCACAAAAAAATGTCCTGCAAATTATGTTCCTCTAACACCCATAAGCTTCTTGAAAAGAGCTGCCATTGTGTACAGAGACAGAGTCTCTATTGTGTACGGTGAAAACGTGAAATTTACGTGGTCACAGACTCTTCAGAGGTGCACTCAACTTGCTTCTGCTCTCTCTCTGCTCGGCGTTTCACGCGGTGATGTG GTGGCTGGTTTGGGCCCGAACACTCCTGCTATGATTGAGCTGCATTTCGCAGTTCCTATGGCAGGAGCCGTTCTTTCTACACTCAATACTCGTCTTGACGCGGATACAATTGCAGCATTACTGAAACAATCTGGCGCCAAGGTCATATTCGTGGATTACCAATTCCTCGATTTCGCCAAAGGAGTACTGGACACTCTGTCGAAGACAGCCACTCAGCTGCCTCATCTCGTGGCCATCTATGACACTTATAAGCCATCTAATAAGCCAGTCACATCGGAGTACGAGTCTCTTCTGGCAACAGGGAGTGTGGACTTTGAGTTAAGGCTCCCGCGTGACGAATGTGATGCTATTTCGATTAGTTACACTTCAGGGACCACAGCCACGCCGAAAGGCGTGGTGTATAGCCACAGAGGCGCCTATCTCAATGCTCTGGCTGCTACGATTCTTACGGAAATGTCTGCTATGCCTGTGTACTTGTGGTCGGTTCCGATGTTTCATTGTAACGGGTGGTGCCTCGCGTGGGGCGTGGCTGCTCTAGGCGGGACTAATGTTTGTCTTAGAGATGCGACCGCGAAGGTTATTTTTGACAGCATTGTCACGCACCGTGTCACGGATATGGGAGGCGCGCCAGCTGTGCTGAACATGATTGCGAATGCCCCGAGTGAGGAGAGGAAGGCTTTTCCAGGGAAGGTGAGGGTCTTGACAGGAGGCGCGCCCCCGCCTCCTCAGGTGATTTTAAAGATTGAGGAGCTGGGGTTCTTGGTGACTCATGCATATGGTCAGACGGAAACCTATGGCGCTGCCACGGTTTGCTACTGGAAGCCGGAGTGGAATGCCATGCCTCCTGAGGCCGGGGCCAGGATGAAGTCTCGTCAAGGAGTGCAGCATACTGGCTTGGAAGAAGTTGATGTCAAGGATCCTGATACTATGAAGAGTGTGCCTGCAGATGGAAAAACACTAGGTGAAGTCATGTACAGAGGCAACACGGTGATGAATGGATACTTCAAGAACCGCGAGGCGACAGAGGATGCCTTCAAGGATGGGTGGTTTCGGAGTGGTGACCTGGGGGTGAAGCACGAAGACGGATATATTGAAATCAAGGATCGGTCTCAGGACATAATTATTTCTGGAGGGGAGAATATAAGCACAATAGAGGTGGAAGATGTGCTTTTCAGTCATCCAGCCGTTTTCGAAGCAGCTATTGTGGGAAGGCCTGATACTCTTTGGGGAGAGACGCCTTGTGCATTTGTCAAGCTCAAGGATGGGTGTGATGTGAGTGATGATGAGATTATCAGCTATTGTCGGAGCCGCTTGCCTCAGTACATGGCTCCTCGTACTGTGGTTTTCGAGGATCTGCCCAAGACTTCCACAGGAAAGACACACAAGTACGTGCTCAGGCAAAAGGCCAGAGCTATGGGAAACCTGGCAACCAGCATACCTAGCAGATTATAA
- the LOC108215666 gene encoding O-fucosyltransferase 16 → MAIQRRRRSYHTRFRLLIPAIALISGLILLSVLLFFSFLAPSPSHNRHLHRSLIDTRGDVDARKLVEFRVPDYVNVSGRNIWRSKMSEFYYGCSTASDKFAKADVVTRTNRYLLIATSGGLNQQRTGITDAVVAARILNATLVVPTLDQKSFWKDSSNFSQIFNVDRFISHLAKDVKIIRELPKRRGRTWAPYTMRVPRKCSDRCYISRVLPNILKKRAVRLTKFDYRLANKLDSDLQKLRCRVNYHALHFTDPIIEMGKQLVNRMRMKGKHYIALHLRFEPDMLAFSGCYYGGGDKERKELGKIRRRWKTLHNINPDKGRRQGKCPLTPEEVGLMLRALGYDKDVHIYVASGEVYRGEESLAPLKALFPNCYSKDTIASERELEPFAGFSSRMAALDYIVCDESNVFVTNNNGNMAKMLAGRRRYFGHKPTIRPNAKKLSRLFMNRNNMTWDEFSFEVRKHQQGFMGEPKEVRPGRGQFHENPSACICEDSVAKAKAELKLGIFGTGNSTTNMHVSGSVDVQNHPSEQEQEWSDQEEEEDDDMSDFQTISQLNGTSSDYDGGSSEEPELEELLSD, encoded by the exons ATGGCTATCCAACGGCGGCGACGGAGCTATCACACTCGATTCCGTCTATTGATTCCGGCAATTGCTCTAATCTCCGGCCTTATCCTCCTCTCCGTCTTGctcttcttctcttttctcGCTCCTTCTCCCTCACACAATCGCCATCTTCACCGCTCATTG ATAGATACTCGCGGCGATGTGGATGCTCGTAAACTTGTCGAGTTTCGTGTTCCG GATTATGTCAATGTATCTGGTCGTAATATCTGGAGATCGAAGATGTCTGAATTCTACTACGGTTGCAGTACCGCGAGTGACAAGTTTGCGA AGGCTGACGTTGTCACGAGGACTAATAGGTACTTGTTGATTGCAACTAGTGGTGGTTTAAATCAACAAAGAACAGGG ATTACAGATGCTGTTGTTGCTGCTCGCATATTAAATGCTACTCTTGTTGTTCCAACACTGGACCAGAAGTCGTTCTGGAAGGATTCAAG TAATTTTTCGCAGATTTTCAATGTAGATCGGTTTATTTCGCATCTAGCTAAAGATGTTAAAATCATAAGAGAACTTCCAAAAAGGCGAGGCAGGACGTGGGCTCCATATACCATGCGTGTCCCTAGAAAGTGTAGTGATAGATGCTACATAAGTCGTGTTCTAcccaatatattaaaaaagcgG GCTGTCCGGCTCACCAAGTTTGACTACAGACTAGCAAATAAGTTGGACAGTGATTTACAGAAGCTTAGATGCAGAGTAAACTATCATGCCTTACACTTTACAGATCCTATTATTGAAATGGGTAAACAGTTGGTTAATCGAATGAGGATGAAGGGCAAGCATTACATTGCCTTACACCTGAG GTTTGAACCCGATATGCTTGCATTCTCAGGATGTTATTATGGTGGAGGAGATAAGGAGAGAAAAGAACTGGGTAAAATACGAAGGAGGTGGAAAACTTTACAT AATATCAACCCAGATAAGGGAAGACGGCAAGGAAAATGCCCACTGACACCTGAGGAAGTAGGTCTGATGTTGAGAGCACTTGGATATGATAAAGATGTTCACATTTATGTGGCTTCCGGTGAAGTTTAtcgaggtgaagagtccttggCTCCCCTGAAGGCACTCTTCCCAAACTGTTACTCAAAAGATACTATAGCTAGTGAAAGAGAGTTGGAACCATTTGCTGGTTTTTCATCACGCATGGCTGCACTGGATTATATAGTTTGCGATGAAAGTAATGTCTTTGTTACAAACAATAATGGTAACATGGCAAAAATGTTAGCTGGACGGAG GCGATATTTTGGTCATAAGCCTACCATTCGGCCTAATGCTAAGAAACTGTCAAGATTGTTCATGAACCGTAATAACATGACTTGGGACGAATTTTCCTTTGAAGTTCGTAAGCACCAGCAAGGCTTTATGGGTGAACCAAAAGAGGTAAGGCCTGGCAGGGGTCAGTTTCATGAGAATCCATCTGCCTGCATATGTGAAGATTCTGTGGCTAAAGCAAAAGCGGAATTGAAACTTGGAATATTTGGGACTGGTAACAGCACCACAAACATGCACGTGTCTGGTTCAGTTGATGTTCAAAATCACCCTAGCGAGCAAGAGCAAGAGTGGTCTGatcaggaagaagaagaagatgatgacaTGAGTGACTTTCAAACTATAAGTCAGTTAAATGGAACAAGTAGTGATTATGATGGTGGCTCCTCGGAGGAACCTGAGCTGGAAGAATTGTTATCAGATTGA
- the LOC108219184 gene encoding butanoate--CoA ligase AAE1: MEGTNRCSANYVPLTPISFLKRSAIAYRDRLSIIYGENVKFTWKQTLERCTRLASALSQLGVSPGDVIAALAPNVPAMYELHFGVPMAGAVLCTLNIRHDSAMVSVLLKHSGAKIIIVDYQFLDIAKGALEILSKTVTQLPHLVVISESDKPSDSNTEICFSITSEYESLLATGSLDFEIRLPHDEWDPISLNYTSGTTSSPKGVVYSHRGAYLNSLAAALLNDMSSMPVYLWAVPMFHCNGWCLTWAIAALGGTNVCLRNVTAKNIFDSITLHHVTHMSGAPTVLNMIANAPPEVNKAIPGKVMVMTGGAPPPPQVIFKMEELGFSVTHSYGLTETYGPGTVCSWKPEWNTLPPDAQAKIKSRQGVHHIGLEEVDVKDPTTMKSVPPDAKTIGEVMFRGNTVMNGYLKDRQATEDAFKGGWFRSGDLGVKHEDGYIELKDRSKDIIISGGENISTIEVEAVLFSHPAILEAAIVGRPDDHWGETPCAFVKLKDGCDITGNEIISYCRSRLPHYMAPRTVVFEDLPKTSTGKTQKFILRQKARAMGSLPKSTTSKL; the protein is encoded by the exons ATGGAAGGGACGAACAGATGCTCTGCAAATTACGTTCCATTAACACCCATCAGCTTCTTGAAAAGATCAGCGATTGCTTACAGAGACAGGCTCTCTATTATATATGGTGAAAATGTCAAGTTTACATGGAAGCAGACTCTTGAGAGGTGCACTCGACTCGCTTCGGCTCTCTCCCAACTCGGCGTTTCACCCGGTGATGTt ATTGCTGCTTTGGCCCCAAATGTTCCCGCCATGTATGAGCTACATTTTGGAGTTCCTATGGCAGGAGCAGTTCTTTGTACACTTAATATACGTCATGATTCAGCTATGGTTTCAGTGTTACTGAAACATTCAGGTGCCAAAATCATAATTGTAGATTACCAATTCCTTGATATTGCAAAAGGAGCACTGGAAATTCTATCAAAGACTGTCACTCAGCTGCCTCATCTTGTAGTCATCTCTGAGTCTGATAAACCATCAGACTCTAATACTGAAATCTGTTTCTCAATAACCTCGGAGTATGAGTCTCTTTTAGCAACGGGAAGCTTGGATTTTGAAATACGACTTCCGCATGATGAATGGGATCCCATATCACTTAATTATACTTCAGGAACGACATCAAGCCCAAAAGGTGTGGTATATAGTCATAGAGGTGCATATCTAAACTCTTTGGCCGCCGCCCTTCTTAATGATATGTCTTCTATGCCTGTCTACTTATGGGCGGTTCCTATGTTTCATTGTAATGGCTGGTGTCTTACTTGGGCTATTGCTGCTCTAGGTGGAACAAATGTCTGTCTAAGAAATGTCActgcaaaaaatatttttgatagcATAACCTTGCACCATGTTACACATATGAGTGGTGCACCTACAGTTTTAAATATGATAGCAAATGCGCCACCTGAAGTCAATAAAGCAATTCCGGGAAAGGTGATGGTGATGACCGGTGGTGCACCACCGCCTCCTCAGGTCATTTTTAAGATGGAGGAGCTAGGATTCAGTGTCACTCATTCATATGGTCTGACAGAAACATATGGTCCTGGGACCGTTTGCTCCTGGAAGCCAGAGTGGAATACCCTGCCTCCTGATGCACAAGCAAAGATCAAGTCTCGTCAAGGAGTGCATCATATTGGCTTGGAAGAAGTTGACGTCAAAGATCCTACTACTATGAAGAGTGTACCTCCAGACGCGAAAACAATAGGCGAGGTTATGTTCAGAGGCAACACTGTGATGAACGGGTACTTGAAAGATCGTCAGGCAACAGAAGATGCTTTCAAAGGTGGGTGGTTTCGAAGTGGTGACTTGGGTGTAAAACACGAAGATGGTTACATTGAACTAAAGGATCGCTCGAAAGACATCATTATTTCTGGAGGGGAAAATATAAGCACGATAGAGGTAGAAGCTGTGCTTTTTAGTCATCCAGCAATTCTTGAAGCAGCTATCGTGGGAAGACCTGATGATCATTGGGGAGAAACCCCTTGTGCATTCGTGAAGCTGAAGGATGGGTGTGATATTACTGGTAATGAGATCATCAGTTATTGTCGGAGTCGCTTGCCTCATTACATGGCTCCTCGTACTGTGGTTTTTGAGGATCTGCCCAAAACTTCAACAGGAAAGACCCAAAAGTTCATACTTAGGCAAAAGGCTAGAGCTATGGGAAGCCTTCCAAAGAGCACTACCAGCAAATTATAA